A single genomic interval of Colius striatus isolate bColStr4 chromosome 9, bColStr4.1.hap1, whole genome shotgun sequence harbors:
- the HNRNPAB gene encoding heterogeneous nuclear ribonucleoprotein A/B isoform X2, with translation MSEAEQQLAAAAGATQNGHEAAESAGEQQAESGGAPAAAAAAGAATAGTAAAAAAGPAAGTAGTAASQNGAEGDQINASKNEEDAGKMFVGGLSWDTSKKDLKDYFTKFGEVTDCTIKMDPNTGRSRGFGFILFKEPGSVEKVLEQKEHRLDGRLIDPKKAMAMKKDPVKKIFVGGLNPEATEEKIREYFGEFGEIEAIELPMDPKTNKRRGFVFITFKEEDPVKKVLEKKFHNVSGSKCEIKVAQPKEVYQQQQFSSGGGRGSYGGRGRGGRGGGQGSANYGKTPRRGGHQNNYKPY, from the exons ATGTCCGAAGCGGAGCAGCAGTTGGCGGCCGCCGCTGGCGCCACCCAGAACGGGCACGAAGCGGCCGAGAGCGCCGGAGAGCAGCAGGCCGAAAGCGGCGGGgctccggcggcggcggcggcggcaggagCGGCGACGGCGGgaacggcggcggcggcggcagccggACCGGCGGCGGGAACAGCGGGGACGGCCGCTAGCCAGAATGGAGCCGAGGGCGATCAGATCAATGCCAGCAAGAACGAGGAGGACGCGGG GAAGATGTTTGTTGGCGGCCTCAGTTGGGATACAAGCAAAAAAGACTTAAAAGATTACTTCACCAAATTTGGTGAGGTAACTGACTGTACGATAAAGATGGACCCTAACACAGGAAGATCCAGAGGCTTTGGATTTATTCTCTTCAAAGAACCTGGGAGTGTTGAAAAG GTTCTGGAACAGAAAGAACACAGGCTAGATGGACGACTAATTGACCCCAAGAAGGCCATGGCAATGAAAAAGGATCCAGTAAAGAAGATATTTGTTGGTGGACTTAACCCAGAAGccacagaagagaaaatcagGGAATACTTCGGAGAGTTTGGAGAG aTTGAAGCAATTGAACTTCCAATGGATCCGAAGACCaacaaaaggagggggtttgtgTTCATCACTTTCAAGGAAGAAGATCCGGTGAAGAAGGTTTTGGAGAAGAAATTCCATAACGTCAGTGGAAGCAAG TGCGAGATTAAGGTAGCGCAGCCAAAAGAAGTataccagcagcagcagttcagcAGTGGCGGAGGAAGAGGTAGCTatggaggaagaggcagaggtGGAAGAGGCGGCG GTCAAGGCAGTGCAAATTACGGGAAGACACCAAGACGTGGTGGTCATCAGAATAACTACAAGCCATATTGA
- the HNRNPAB gene encoding heterogeneous nuclear ribonucleoprotein A/B isoform X1 has translation MSEAEQQLAAAAGATQNGHEAAESAGEQQAESGGAPAAAAAAGAATAGTAAAAAAGPAAGTAGTAASQNGAEGDQINASKNEEDAGKMFVGGLSWDTSKKDLKDYFTKFGEVTDCTIKMDPNTGRSRGFGFILFKEPGSVEKVLEQKEHRLDGRLIDPKKAMAMKKDPVKKIFVGGLNPEATEEKIREYFGEFGEIEAIELPMDPKTNKRRGFVFITFKEEDPVKKVLEKKFHNVSGSKCEIKVAQPKEVYQQQQFSSGGGRGSYGGRGRGGRGGAQSQNWNQGYGNYWNQGYGNQGYGYQQGYGGYGGYDYSGYGYYGYGPGYDYSQGSANYGKTPRRGGHQNNYKPY, from the exons ATGTCCGAAGCGGAGCAGCAGTTGGCGGCCGCCGCTGGCGCCACCCAGAACGGGCACGAAGCGGCCGAGAGCGCCGGAGAGCAGCAGGCCGAAAGCGGCGGGgctccggcggcggcggcggcggcaggagCGGCGACGGCGGgaacggcggcggcggcggcagccggACCGGCGGCGGGAACAGCGGGGACGGCCGCTAGCCAGAATGGAGCCGAGGGCGATCAGATCAATGCCAGCAAGAACGAGGAGGACGCGGG GAAGATGTTTGTTGGCGGCCTCAGTTGGGATACAAGCAAAAAAGACTTAAAAGATTACTTCACCAAATTTGGTGAGGTAACTGACTGTACGATAAAGATGGACCCTAACACAGGAAGATCCAGAGGCTTTGGATTTATTCTCTTCAAAGAACCTGGGAGTGTTGAAAAG GTTCTGGAACAGAAAGAACACAGGCTAGATGGACGACTAATTGACCCCAAGAAGGCCATGGCAATGAAAAAGGATCCAGTAAAGAAGATATTTGTTGGTGGACTTAACCCAGAAGccacagaagagaaaatcagGGAATACTTCGGAGAGTTTGGAGAG aTTGAAGCAATTGAACTTCCAATGGATCCGAAGACCaacaaaaggagggggtttgtgTTCATCACTTTCAAGGAAGAAGATCCGGTGAAGAAGGTTTTGGAGAAGAAATTCCATAACGTCAGTGGAAGCAAG TGCGAGATTAAGGTAGCGCAGCCAAAAGAAGTataccagcagcagcagttcagcAGTGGCGGAGGAAGAGGTAGCTatggaggaagaggcagaggtGGAAGAGGCGGCG CTCAAAGTCAAAATTGGAATCAAGGTTATGGCAATTACTGGAACCAGGGTTATGGGAATCAAGGATACGGCTATCAGCAAGGTTATGGTGGCTATGGAGGCTATGATTATTCAGGATATGGGTATTATGGATATGGACCAGGCTATGATTACA GTCAAGGCAGTGCAAATTACGGGAAGACACCAAGACGTGGTGGTCATCAGAATAACTACAAGCCATATTGA